AAAAGCCCTGATCCAGTTCAGGAATGAAAGGGATTGGGAACAGTTTCACAACCCCAAGGACCTCTCTTTGGCCATTAGCATTGAAGCAGGGGAACTACTGGAACAATTTCTTTGGAAAGATCCTGCGGAGGCCAATACCGAAAAGATCAAGGAGGAACTTGCCGATGTATTTGCCTACGCGTTTCTTTTAGCAGATAAATATGATATCAACATCAAGGAAATCATACTCGACAAGATTCGAAAAAATGCAGAAAAATACCCCATCGATAAAGCCAAAGGCACTGCAAAGAAGTACAATGAATTATGAGGGGTTTTTCCATAAAACAACACGACTTTAACCCGGGGCTTTTTGATGAATTAAAGACAGACCATTATGCCAAGGACCTCTGGCCGATAGTCTATATCCTTTCAGACAATACCATTAAAGAGGCTTATGTCGGGGAAACTACCGACACGTATGCCAGGATGAATTCCCACCTCAAAAGCAGTTCGAAGAAAAAGCTTACCTCTGTCCATCTAATCGGCAGCCCAAAATTTAATAAGTCCGCAACGTTG
The window above is part of the Bacteroides sp. genome. Proteins encoded here:
- a CDS encoding nucleotide pyrophosphohydrolase; this translates as KALIQFRNERDWEQFHNPKDLSLAISIEAGELLEQFLWKDPAEANTEKIKEELADVFAYAFLLADKYDINIKEIILDKIRKNAEKYPIDKAKGTAKKYNEL